From Methylomonas sp. EFPC3, a single genomic window includes:
- a CDS encoding GPW/gp25 family protein, which produces MPSTARFRAWSFAHPDFLHPDAPAGLEISAGGGIRMVSEDLSVRQAILMLLTTVPGERVMRPDYGCSLDKLAFMPNDATTHGLAIHFVRQALERWERRIEILKLDAGSNPDDPTRIDIVLDYRVRRTLGRDQLLFGYPLVAG; this is translated from the coding sequence ATGCCCAGCACAGCCAGATTCCGGGCCTGGAGTTTTGCCCACCCCGATTTTCTGCATCCCGACGCGCCGGCCGGTCTGGAAATCTCGGCCGGCGGCGGCATCCGCATGGTCAGCGAGGATTTGTCGGTACGTCAGGCGATCCTGATGCTGTTGACCACGGTGCCCGGCGAGCGGGTCATGCGTCCCGACTACGGTTGCAGTCTGGACAAGCTGGCCTTCATGCCCAACGACGCCACCACCCACGGCCTGGCGATCCATTTCGTGCGCCAGGCCCTGGAACGCTGGGAACGGCGCATCGAAATCCTGAAACTGGACGCCGGCAGCAATCCGGACGACCCGACCCGAATCGACATTGTTCTGGATTACCGGGTGCGGCGGACGCTAGGCCGCGACCAACTACTATTTGGCTACCCACTCGTGGCAGGTTAA
- a CDS encoding phage baseplate assembly protein V has product MEALLNPPQLQIELAGKPLSAGDAQYLTELQVSERLSLPSQCELAFQGLPDLLGELASVADGAELIVRTGPDRCLFQGKVSALEYEFAPGNNLSLRIRAYDRLHSLRQRQAPRSYVDLTVTELAATLVGDLDIAVAADETGPIWRLIMQHEQSDLELLTEFAERAGLYFHLRDSVLQFASLAGRPGNAVLTLGENLFEARIEANSGKSRQAVTNLAWDPWQAAARRGRADTARCGRRLAADAAFHADSAPEFTSTDDSVQDDNQAEAYAQAQLDHRTAAETVFWGIAAGNPELMPGVAVKLDGLPGPVNGQYVLSTVTHRFDSRQGYVCELDSAPPPLRPRKRASLATVGVVTRVDDPDGLGRVKAMLPSYGELETDWIEVACAGAGKGKGLLLLPNLGDKVLLALIREDPAQAIVIGGLYGDSPLPDDAVVDADIGRYFLATPGGQRISLDDSERSIRLQTQSGQQVELQPDKIRLQLDSGSFFELADNGTRLHAEADLEIEAPGRTITIRGRAINFEQKS; this is encoded by the coding sequence ATGGAAGCGCTGCTAAACCCGCCGCAACTGCAGATCGAATTGGCCGGCAAGCCGTTGTCTGCCGGCGACGCCCAATATCTGACCGAACTGCAAGTCAGCGAACGCCTGTCCTTGCCCAGCCAATGCGAGCTGGCATTTCAGGGCCTGCCGGATTTGCTCGGCGAGCTGGCCTCGGTCGCGGACGGCGCCGAGTTGATTGTTCGGACCGGTCCCGACCGCTGCCTGTTTCAAGGCAAGGTCAGCGCACTGGAATACGAATTCGCGCCGGGCAACAACCTAAGCTTGCGCATCCGCGCTTACGACCGGCTACACAGCTTGCGCCAGCGCCAGGCACCGCGCTCCTATGTCGATTTGACCGTCACCGAATTGGCCGCGACCTTGGTCGGCGATCTGGATATCGCGGTCGCAGCCGACGAAACCGGACCGATCTGGCGGCTGATCATGCAACACGAGCAATCCGATCTGGAATTGCTGACCGAATTCGCGGAACGCGCCGGTCTGTATTTCCATTTGCGCGATTCGGTGTTGCAGTTCGCCAGTCTGGCCGGCCGCCCCGGCAACGCGGTGTTAACCCTGGGCGAAAATCTGTTCGAAGCCAGAATCGAAGCCAATAGCGGCAAAAGCCGGCAAGCAGTGACCAATCTGGCCTGGGACCCGTGGCAGGCCGCCGCCCGCCGCGGCCGGGCCGATACCGCCCGCTGCGGCCGCCGCTTGGCCGCCGACGCCGCTTTTCACGCCGATTCGGCGCCGGAATTCACTTCGACCGACGACAGCGTGCAGGACGACAACCAGGCCGAAGCTTACGCCCAGGCGCAACTGGACCACAGGACCGCCGCCGAAACCGTGTTTTGGGGCATCGCCGCCGGTAATCCCGAGCTGATGCCCGGAGTGGCAGTCAAGCTCGACGGCTTGCCCGGACCGGTAAACGGCCAGTACGTACTCAGCACGGTGACCCACCGCTTCGATAGCCGCCAGGGCTACGTCTGCGAACTGGATTCCGCACCGCCGCCGCTGCGGCCGCGCAAACGCGCCTCGTTGGCTACGGTCGGCGTCGTCACCAGGGTCGACGATCCGGACGGCCTGGGCCGGGTCAAGGCCATGCTGCCCTCTTACGGCGAACTGGAAACCGACTGGATCGAAGTCGCCTGTGCCGGCGCCGGCAAAGGCAAAGGTCTGCTGCTGCTGCCGAATCTGGGCGATAAAGTGCTGTTGGCACTGATCCGGGAAGACCCGGCCCAGGCCATCGTCATCGGCGGCTTGTACGGCGACAGCCCGCTGCCGGACGACGCCGTGGTCGATGCTGACATCGGCCGCTATTTTCTGGCCACGCCGGGCGGCCAACGCATCAGCCTGGACGACTCCGAGCGCTCGATCCGGCTGCAAACCCAATCCGGCCAACAGGTGGAACTGCAGCCGGACAAGATCCGCCTGCAACTGGATTCCGGCAGTTTTTTCGAACTGGCCGATAACGGCACCCGGCTGCACGCCGAGGCCGATCTGGAGATCGAGGCGCCGGGCCGCACCATCACGATTCGCGGCCGGGCCATTAATTTCGAGCAGAAATCATGA
- a CDS encoding phage tail protein, whose product MAEAEIYRNYNFILEWGGQNGAYFTEIDGLSIDVETIDYREGGAAPAVRKLEGRVAYGNVVLRWGVSDNKDVWNWLMQSTRGKADRREISIILLKPYGQAEEATRWNLHNAWPCKWKGARLESLGQGVAIQTLEIAHEGLEQR is encoded by the coding sequence ATGGCAGAAGCGGAAATTTACCGAAATTACAATTTCATCCTCGAATGGGGCGGCCAGAACGGCGCCTATTTCACCGAAATCGACGGCCTCAGCATCGACGTCGAGACCATCGATTACCGGGAAGGCGGCGCCGCACCGGCGGTACGCAAACTGGAAGGCCGGGTTGCCTACGGCAACGTGGTGTTGCGTTGGGGCGTTTCCGACAATAAAGACGTCTGGAATTGGTTGATGCAATCGACGCGCGGCAAGGCCGACCGCCGGGAAATATCGATCATTTTGCTGAAGCCTTACGGCCAGGCCGAGGAAGCCACCCGCTGGAACCTGCACAACGCCTGGCCCTGCAAATGGAAAGGCGCCCGGCTGGAATCGTTGGGCCAGGGCGTGGCGATCCAGACGCTGGAAATAGCCCACGAAGGCCTGGAACAACGCTAA